A window of the Lactuca sativa cultivar Salinas chromosome 5, Lsat_Salinas_v11, whole genome shotgun sequence genome harbors these coding sequences:
- the LOC111897049 gene encoding 40S ribosomal protein S15a produces MVRVSVLNDALKSMYNAEKRGKRQVMIRPSSKVIIKFLIVMQKHGYIGEFEYVDDHRSGKIVVELNGRLNKCGVISPRFDVGVKEIEPWTARLLPSRQFGYIVLTTSAGIMDHEEARRKNVGGKVLGFFY; encoded by the exons ATGGTGAGGGTTAGTGTTCTGAATGATGCTCTTAAAAGCATGTACAATGCTGAGAAGAGAGGCAAAAGACAGGTCATGATTAGGCCTTCTTCAAAAGTTATCATCAAGTTCCTTATTGTTATGCAAAAACATG GTTACATTGGTGAGTTTGAGTATGTTGATGATCACAGATCAGGTAAGATTGTGGTTGAATTGAATGGAAGATTGAACAAATGTGGAGTTATCAGTCCTCGATTTGATGTTGGTGTCAAGGAAATTGAACCATGGACTGCTAGACTTCTCCCTTCAAGACAG TTTGGTTACATTGTATTGACAACATCTGCTGGAATCATGGATCATGAAGAAGCTAGGAGGAAGAATGTTGGTGGAAAAGTGCTTGGTTTCTTCTACtga